A portion of the Homalodisca vitripennis isolate AUS2020 chromosome 2, UT_GWSS_2.1, whole genome shotgun sequence genome contains these proteins:
- the LOC124355362 gene encoding centromere protein J isoform X1, whose protein sequence is MATNNILLHRQELTISQQIEELKNWHRQQQFKLISEKLPGQKDTFKETASRKSKDKNIPETKVHSNQNDNSSVQQNFDELPITVTNPNFIDILENNIPTNETGSSNPNDMLPKREVKPKFKFLKRGEGIARFRMGPQKIPKPKQQKTLTLNLHKDGEKLIDRDLDSGKQEDVLERKPISNTVNIETLEPPDVQLKFKDWRTILNSGKAEEIIDKAIDTDHLEIFQSNSSLDSSKASIMEKLIILGRKQIKENEELRVFEQLEQKMLDSSFCSTSSNIAKLMENAIMSTPEKKSFPKPSGLNSNIQTDKFCNVPSIDTKHKTDVQRTNEQKRPDPIWIGPENIKIINEQSLNESSTDSFEPSLHVRFSDKVDYKSFIENSQSPKTVDQKETYAVADFDESEEWKENSDDSSTTCCSHCSTSYSSSEDDVRAISPPCRPPSVNNIQKYPQCKQPNYCCNVQNGREIINSQKTIDDTNLAADNPKKTKQSTLENDVEQIEPILNAKVKELLNEIENFKAENKKLKELREMLERERKQFLQEKKKLLKEVEEEKKTNATFLENEKQKLAKEKMIFEKYSKSLTKNPTKEERKEILGLKEQLNEMKEELNKKESRWAAAQARVRNQVKILEEDNKKLKEEVQVLRKQSKHLEFLSRKKKEKPFNNTKLIHAISDHLSNIAIPDEEGKGYFNQKSTSYKIVECDTVDPKSINTVRVIRESGTKHSSKTVQNKCKELIELPQKQIVPSEISRSEVNSVSVQEKASSRPEAHSNLSLENATLKVTSVEGGVTDSVKETINQDGSVQKVYPDGRKEMVFKNGNIKKTDPLTGNEKTIYFNGDVEEVLRDGTVKYYFSESRRWQTIFPDGLEVWDFPNGQVEKNHTNGMVEVIFPNDVRKITYPDGSEEIFYADGTTLKTDANKRKVLCLPNGQKEIHTDECVRREYPDGTVKKLYPDGTTETVYSNGRVRVKDKHGNLVMDSGSFSDKEL, encoded by the coding sequence atggcaaCAAATAATATACTACTGCACCGCCAGGAGCTCACCATATCACAGCAAATTGAAGAATTAAAGAACTGGCACAGACagcaacagtttaaattaatttctgaaaaGTTACCTGGTCAGAAAGACACTTTCAAGGAAACAGCATCAAGAAAGTCAAAGGATAAAAATATACCGGAGACAAAAGTCCATTCAAATCAAAACGACAATTCATCAGTACAACAGAACTTCGATGAATTGCCAATTACTGTAACAAATCCTAATTTCATTGATATCCTGGAAAACAACATTCCTACAAATGAAACTGGATCAAGTAATCCAAATGACATGCTGCCCAAAAGAGAAGTGAAAcctaaattcaagtttttaaaaagaggAGAAGGAATTGCCAGATTTCGCATGGGTCCTCAAAAAATCCCAAAACCTAAACAACAAAAAACACTTACTCTTAATCTACACAAAGACGGAGAAAAACTTATTGATAGAGATTTAGATTCAGGAAAGCAAGAAGATGTATTAGAGAGAAAACCTATTTCAAATACAGTTAATATTGAAACACTTGAACCACCAGATGTACAACTTAAGTTTAAAGATTGGAGAACTATATTGAACAGTGGAAAAGCGGAAGAGATCATTGATAAGGCTATTGatacagaccatttagaaatctTTCAGTCGAACTCTAGCCTTGATTCCTCAAAGGCATCAATAATGGAAAAGTTAATAATCCTTGGTAGGAAACAAATCAAGGAAAATGAAGAGTTGCGTGTTTTTGAACAATTAGAACAAAAAATGTTAGATTCTAGTTTTTGTTCCACATCTTCAAACATAGCAAAACTAATGGAAAATGCTATTATGTCTACACCGGAGAAGAAATCATTCCCAAAGCCTAGTGGTTTAAATTCAAACATCCAAACagataaattttgtaatgttcCATCCATTGATACCAAGCATAAAACTGATGTTCAGAGAACGAATGAACAGAAACGGCCAGATCCAATATGGATTGGTCcggaaaacataaaaattataaatgaacagTCCCTAAATGAATCTAGCACAGATAGTTTTGAACCAAGTTTACATGTAAGGTTTTCTGATAAAGTTGACTACAAAAGCTTCATAGAAAATTCTCAGTCTCCAAAAACCGTAGATCAAAAGGAGACATatgctgttgcagactttgaCGAAAGTGAGGAGTGGAAAGAAAATAGTGATGATAGTAGTACTACATGTTGCAGCCATTGTAGTACATCATACAGTTCTTCAGAAGACGATGTGAGGGCCATCAGTCCACCATGTAGGCCTCCTTCAGTGAACAATATTCAGAAATATCCACAATGTAAACAGCCAAATTATTGTTGTAATGTACAAAACGGCAGAGAAATCATAAATAGTCAAAAAACAATAGATGATACAAACCTTGCAGCAGACAATCCAAAGAAAACCAAACAAAGCACGCTTGAAAATGATGTCGAACAAATTGAGCCTATATTAAATGCTAAGGTAAAAGAATTactaaatgaaatagaaaattttaaagcAGAAAACAAGAAACTGAAAGAGCTAAGAGAAATGTTGGAAAGAGAACGTAAGCAGTTTTTACAAGAGAAGAAGAAACTGTTGAAAGAGGTGGAAGAAGAGAAGAAAACAAATGCAACTTTTCTTGAAAATGAAAAGCAAAAGTTAGCCAAAGAgaaaatgatttttgaaaaatactcCAAATCGTTAACCAAGAATCCAACGAAGGAAGAGAGAAAAGAAATATTAGGGTTAAAGGAGCAACTCAATGAAATGAAAGAAGAGTTGAACAAGAAAGAAAGTCGCTGGGCAGCTGCACAAGCTCGTGTAAGAAATCAGGTTAAAATTTTGGAAGAAGACAACAAGAAATTGAAAGAAGAAGTACAGGTTTTAAGAAAGCAGTCAAAACATTTAGAATTTTTGTCAAGAAAAAAGAAAGAGAAACCATTCAACAACACAAAGCTTATTCATGCTATTAGTGACCACTTATCTAACATTGCCATTCCAGATGAAGAGGGAAAAGGCTACTTCAATCAAAAGTCTACATCTTACAAAATAGTAGAATGTGATACAGTTGATCCAAAGTCAATAAATACAGTTAGAGTGATAAGAGAATCTGGAACAAAACATTCCTCaaaaacagtacaaaacaaaTGCAAGGAACTGATAGAACTCCCACAAAAACAAATAGTTCCAAGTGAGATAAGTAGAAGCGAAGTAAATTCTGTATCAGTACAAGAAAAGGCTAGTTCTAGACCAGAAGCACATTCTAATCTAAGTTTGGAAAATGCTACACTCAAAGTTACTTCAGTTGAAGGAGGTGTAACTGATTCTGTTAAGGAAACAATCAACCAAGATGGaagtgtacagaaagtttatCCAGATGGGAGGAAAGAAATGGTGTTCAAGAACGGTAACATAAAGAAGACTGACCCTCTGACGGGTAACgagaaaactatatattttaatggtgATGTTGAAGAAGTTTTAAGAGACGGCACAGTGAAATACTACTTTTCAGAGTCAAGGAGGTGGCAGACAATATTTCCTGATGGTTTGGAAGTGTGGGACTTTCCAAACGGACAAGTAGAGAAAAACCACACTAATGGTATGGTGGAAGTTATCTTTCCTAACGATGTTAGGAAAATTACTTATCCAGACGGCTCAGAGGAAATATTCTATGCTGACGGCACAACACTCAAGACTGATGCTAACAAAAGAAAGGTCCTTTGTCTTCCAAATGGTCAGAAAGAAATCCATACAGACGAATGTGTCCGGAGGGAATATCCGGACGGTACAGTGAAGAAATTGTATCCAGATGGAACAACGGAGACAGTATATTCCAATGGTAGAGTGCGAGTGAAAGACAAGCATGGCAATTTAGTCATGGACTCTGGAAGTTTTAGTGATAAGGAGTTatga